One segment of Pseudomonas sp. FP2196 DNA contains the following:
- the metF gene encoding methylenetetrahydrofolate reductase [NAD(P)H] translates to MSQDRRYSFEFFPTKTDAGHEKLLNVARQLATYNPDFFSCTYGAGGSTRDRTLNTVLQLESEVKVPAAPHLSCVGDSKDDLRGLLNEYKAAGIKRIVALRGDLPSGMGMTSGELRHANELVEFIREETGDHFHIEVAAYPEMHPQARNYEDDLANFVRKARAGADSAITQYFFNADSYFYFVDRLQALGVDIPVVPGIMPITNYSKLARFSDACGAEIPRWIRKQLEAYGDDTQSIQRFGEQVVSEMCERLLQGGAPGLHFYSMNQAEPSLAIWNNLKLPR, encoded by the coding sequence ATGTCCCAAGACCGTCGCTACAGCTTCGAGTTCTTCCCGACCAAGACCGATGCTGGGCATGAAAAGCTGCTCAACGTTGCCCGTCAGTTGGCAACGTACAATCCCGATTTCTTCTCCTGCACCTATGGCGCTGGTGGTTCGACCCGTGATCGCACCCTCAACACCGTTTTGCAACTGGAAAGCGAAGTCAAAGTCCCGGCCGCACCGCACCTGTCGTGCGTCGGCGACAGCAAGGACGACCTGCGCGGCCTGCTGAACGAGTACAAGGCTGCCGGCATCAAGCGCATCGTCGCGCTGCGTGGCGACCTGCCTTCCGGCATGGGCATGACCAGCGGTGAGCTGCGTCACGCCAATGAACTGGTTGAATTCATTCGTGAAGAAACCGGCGATCATTTCCACATCGAAGTTGCCGCTTACCCGGAGATGCATCCGCAGGCGCGCAACTACGAGGACGATCTCGCCAACTTCGTGCGCAAGGCCCGTGCCGGCGCCGACAGCGCGATCACCCAGTACTTCTTCAACGCCGACAGCTACTTCTACTTCGTCGACCGTTTGCAGGCGCTGGGCGTGGATATTCCGGTGGTGCCGGGGATCATGCCGATCACCAACTACAGCAAACTCGCGCGCTTCTCCGATGCCTGCGGTGCGGAAATTCCGCGCTGGATCCGCAAGCAACTCGAAGCCTACGGCGATGACACGCAAAGCATTCAGCGCTTTGGCGAGCAAGTCGTCAGCGAAATGTGCGAACGCCTGCTGCAGGGCGGCGCACCAGGGCTGCACTTCTATTCCATGAACCAGGCCGAACCTAGCCTGGCGATCTGGAATAACCTGAAGTTGCCGCGCTAA
- a CDS encoding ABC transporter substrate-binding protein, translating into MPLITQLFAVLVFACLSFAARGEKLRIVTEPWAPYVYEENGKNLGLDYETTAIVFKRLGIEVEWQFLPWKRCLSMLETGQADGALDIFHSDERDATLLYPSEPLSDVEFVMFYANDRPHPFSTLEELKGLTIGTSPGYLYSPDFSESTLFTREPAPTHEANFGKLLRGRIDLLITDRRVGQHLLDQLNIRDQISENSTVISRQSQFLAVRRNAGMDLLVQRFGAELKRFKREPAYAELSARYGAAPTGAMPLGNISASSKTVEQQESSAQ; encoded by the coding sequence ATGCCTTTGATCACGCAGTTATTCGCCGTGCTTGTTTTTGCTTGCCTGAGCTTTGCCGCTCGGGGCGAGAAGTTGCGTATTGTCACCGAGCCGTGGGCGCCTTATGTCTATGAAGAGAACGGCAAGAACCTCGGGCTGGACTACGAAACCACGGCCATCGTGTTCAAGCGCCTGGGCATTGAGGTCGAATGGCAATTCCTGCCGTGGAAGCGTTGTCTGTCGATGCTTGAAACCGGTCAGGCGGATGGCGCACTGGACATTTTCCACAGCGACGAGCGCGACGCCACCCTGCTCTATCCCAGCGAACCGCTGTCGGACGTCGAGTTCGTGATGTTCTACGCCAACGACCGGCCGCACCCGTTCAGCACACTTGAAGAGCTCAAAGGCCTGACCATCGGCACCTCGCCCGGTTATCTGTACAGCCCCGACTTCAGCGAATCGACGCTGTTCACCCGCGAACCGGCGCCGACCCACGAAGCCAATTTCGGAAAACTGCTGCGCGGGCGCATCGATTTGCTGATTACTGATCGCCGCGTCGGCCAGCATTTGCTCGATCAGTTGAATATCCGCGATCAGATCAGCGAAAACTCCACTGTCATTAGCCGTCAGAGCCAATTTCTAGCGGTTCGGCGCAATGCTGGTATGGATTTACTGGTGCAGCGTTTTGGCGCCGAGCTCAAGCGATTCAAGCGTGAACCGGCCTATGCCGAACTGAGCGCGCGTTATGGCGCAGCGCCAACCGGAGCCATGCCACTGGGGAATATCTCGGCGAGCAGCAAAACCGTTGAGCAGCAGGAAAGCAGCGCGCAGTGA
- a CDS encoding DEAD/DEAH box helicase, with the protein MSFASLGLSEALVRAIEDAGYTEPTPVQQRAIPAVLQGRDLMVAAQTGTGKTGGFALPILERLFPNGHPDKSQRHGPRQPRVLVLTPTRELAAQVHESFKIYARDLKFVSACIFGGVGMNPQVQAMSRGVDVLVACPGRLLDLCGQGSVDLSHVEILVLDEADRMLDMGFVHDVKKVLARLPAKRQNLLFSATFSKDITDLAGKLLHNPERIEVTPPNTTVERIEQRVFRLPASHKRALLAHLITAGAWEQVLVFTRTKHGANRLAEYLDKHGLPAVAIHGNKSQNARTKALADFKAGEVRILVATDIAARGLDIDQLPHVVNFELPNVDEDYVHRIGRTGRAGRSGEAISLVAPDEEKLLKSIERMTKQKIADGDLMGFDSSTIEAEKPEARERPDMRNPRNPRGPRGDGPNGGGGGGGRKDKGKDKGKEKPAGERGERPARQQKPREGTPAREQRQPSQPPRAAADRAPDEFLDDDIDNFGNRVDYVPQAKPAHGRGRRPGAPAQGTTAGAGAPRSGSGKPQGRQSGPRSSDGATTGTPPAKRNGPRSGAPRDGQARREESRNRRPARTDDQPRSEPAVQNPRGPAPKIIHKESKTDRFPTPEQLDQLPGRPRGEKPALLTRNR; encoded by the coding sequence ATGTCCTTTGCTTCCCTCGGTCTCTCCGAGGCTTTAGTCCGCGCCATCGAAGATGCGGGCTATACCGAGCCTACTCCGGTGCAACAGCGGGCCATTCCCGCCGTGTTGCAAGGTCGCGACCTGATGGTCGCGGCTCAGACAGGTACTGGTAAAACCGGCGGCTTCGCCCTTCCGATTCTGGAGCGGTTGTTCCCCAATGGTCACCCGGACAAATCCCAGCGTCACGGCCCGCGCCAACCACGCGTACTGGTCCTGACCCCGACCCGCGAACTCGCGGCCCAGGTTCACGAGAGCTTCAAGATCTACGCCCGTGACCTGAAATTCGTAAGTGCCTGCATCTTCGGTGGCGTCGGCATGAACCCGCAGGTTCAGGCCATGTCCCGTGGCGTCGACGTTCTCGTCGCCTGCCCGGGTCGCTTGCTCGACCTCTGCGGCCAGGGCAGCGTCGATCTGTCCCACGTCGAAATTCTTGTGCTCGACGAAGCCGACCGCATGCTCGACATGGGCTTCGTCCACGACGTGAAGAAAGTCCTCGCACGTCTGCCCGCCAAGCGTCAGAACCTGCTGTTCTCGGCAACGTTCTCCAAAGACATCACCGACCTCGCCGGCAAACTGCTGCACAACCCGGAACGCATCGAAGTGACGCCGCCGAACACCACGGTCGAGCGCATCGAGCAACGCGTATTCCGTCTGCCGGCCAGCCACAAGCGTGCATTGCTGGCGCACCTGATCACCGCGGGCGCCTGGGAACAGGTGCTGGTGTTCACCCGCACCAAGCACGGCGCCAACCGTCTGGCCGAGTACCTGGACAAACATGGCCTGCCGGCTGTGGCGATCCACGGCAACAAAAGCCAGAACGCCCGCACCAAAGCCCTGGCCGACTTCAAGGCTGGCGAAGTGCGCATTCTGGTCGCGACAGACATCGCCGCTCGCGGCCTGGACATCGACCAGTTGCCACACGTGGTCAACTTCGAGCTGCCGAACGTCGATGAAGATTACGTACACCGTATCGGCCGTACCGGCCGCGCCGGTCGTTCGGGCGAGGCGATCTCGCTGGTTGCCCCGGACGAAGAAAAACTGCTGAAAAGCATCGAGCGCATGACCAAGCAGAAGATCGCCGACGGCGACCTGATGGGCTTCGACTCCAGCACCATTGAAGCCGAGAAGCCGGAAGCCCGTGAGCGTCCGGACATGCGCAACCCGCGCAATCCTCGCGGCCCACGCGGCGACGGCCCGAATGGCGGCGGCGGTGGCGGCGGTCGTAAAGACAAAGGCAAGGACAAGGGCAAGGAAAAACCGGCCGGCGAACGCGGCGAGCGTCCTGCCCGTCAGCAGAAGCCGCGCGAAGGCACCCCGGCCCGTGAACAGCGTCAGCCATCGCAGCCGCCACGTGCTGCGGCTGATCGCGCTCCGGACGAGTTCCTCGACGACGATATCGATAACTTCGGTAACCGCGTTGATTACGTTCCTCAAGCCAAACCGGCTCATGGCCGTGGTCGCCGTCCGGGTGCTCCGGCACAAGGCACGACAGCGGGTGCAGGTGCTCCGCGCAGCGGCAGCGGTAAGCCTCAGGGTCGTCAAAGCGGCCCACGCAGCAGCGATGGCGCCACCACTGGCACTCCGCCGGCCAAGCGCAACGGCCCACGCAGCGGTGCTCCACGTGACGGCCAGGCCCGTCGCGAGGAGTCCCGCAACCGTCGCCCGGCTCGCACCGACGACCAGCCGCGTTCGGAACCCGCCGTGCAAAATCCGCGCGGCCCGGCACCGAAGATCATTCACAAGGAGTCAAAAACCGATCGTTTCCCGACTCCTGAGCAACTCGATCAACTGCCAGGCCGTCCGCGCGGTGAGAAACCCGCGTTGCTGACCCGCAATCGCTGA
- a CDS encoding YceI family protein — protein MLKKTLAALAIGSALLSAGQAMAADYKIDKEGQHAFVDWKISHLGYSFIHGTFKDFDGTFSWDSAKPEASKISVDVKTASLWSNHAERDKHIASKDFLDVGKFADAKFVSTAVKSTGDKTADVTGDLTLHGVTKPVTFKATFNGEGKDPWGGERAGFNAKTTLNLNDFGIKGPGPSSQTADLDISLEGVKVK, from the coding sequence ATGTTGAAAAAGACTCTGGCCGCTCTGGCAATCGGTTCTGCACTGCTCTCGGCTGGTCAGGCCATGGCTGCGGACTACAAAATCGACAAGGAAGGCCAACACGCCTTCGTTGACTGGAAAATCAGCCACCTGGGTTACAGCTTCATCCACGGTACGTTCAAAGACTTCGACGGTACTTTCTCGTGGGATTCGGCCAAGCCTGAAGCCAGCAAGATTTCCGTTGACGTGAAAACCGCCAGCCTGTGGTCGAACCACGCTGAGCGTGACAAGCACATCGCCAGCAAAGACTTCCTGGACGTGGGCAAATTCGCTGACGCCAAGTTCGTCTCCACCGCCGTCAAATCGACCGGTGACAAGACCGCTGACGTGACCGGTGACCTGACCCTGCACGGCGTGACCAAGCCTGTGACCTTCAAGGCCACGTTCAACGGCGAAGGCAAGGATCCATGGGGCGGCGAGCGTGCTGGCTTCAACGCCAAGACCACCCTCAACCTGAACGATTTCGGGATCAAGGGCCCAGGTCCTTCCTCGCAAACCGCGGATCTGGACATCTCGCTGGAAGGTGTGAAAGTTAAATAA